Proteins from one Brevibacillus humidisoli genomic window:
- the tatC gene encoding twin-arginine translocase subunit TatC, translating into MDQRKMNVIEHLGDLRKRLIIVIGFFFVSLIICFLFVDHIYHFLANRSEEKLAILGPTDILSIYLKLAGIGAVAFTIPVAAYQMWRFVEPALTERERRVTLMYVPALFLLFVAGLSFSYFVLFPMTYQFVLGLSNGNFDLVITANDYFRFMINLSLPFGFLFELPVVVLFLSHLGLLNPHRLAKLRKPAYFLLCVISITITPPDFVSDVLVIVPLLALYEISISLSRLIHGKRLKQQAETALSGESMV; encoded by the coding sequence GTGGATCAGCGTAAAATGAACGTGATCGAGCATCTCGGCGACCTGCGGAAGCGTCTGATCATCGTGATCGGCTTCTTTTTTGTCAGCCTGATCATCTGTTTCTTGTTTGTTGACCATATTTATCACTTTTTGGCCAATCGTTCCGAAGAGAAGCTGGCCATCCTCGGTCCGACCGATATCCTATCGATCTATCTCAAGCTGGCTGGTATCGGTGCGGTTGCTTTTACGATTCCAGTCGCTGCCTATCAGATGTGGCGGTTTGTGGAGCCGGCATTGACGGAGCGAGAGCGGAGAGTAACCTTGATGTATGTCCCCGCTTTGTTCTTGTTGTTTGTGGCGGGACTTAGTTTCTCTTATTTTGTGCTGTTTCCGATGACGTATCAGTTTGTACTGGGACTCTCAAACGGCAACTTTGACTTGGTGATTACCGCTAACGACTATTTCCGTTTTATGATTAACCTCTCTCTGCCGTTTGGCTTTCTGTTTGAACTGCCGGTTGTGGTCTTGTTTTTAAGCCACCTCGGACTGCTCAACCCGCATCGGCTGGCAAAGTTGCGCAAGCCGGCCTACTTTTTGCTATGCGTCATTTCCATCACGATTACACCGCCTGATTTTGTCTCTGACGTACTGGTGATTGTTCCGCTGCTCGCGCTGTACGAGATCAGCATCTCCCTCTCCCGACTGATCCATGGAAAGCGGCTGAAACAGCAAGCGGAGACTGCCCTTTCCGGGGAAAGCATGGTATGA
- the tatA gene encoding twin-arginine translocase TatA/TatE family subunit, translated as MLSSIGIPGLILILIIALVIFGPSKLPEIGRAFGRTLTEFKTAAKDLTKDDADEKKEKPVETSSRTETAVLTEGSAEIAKRVN; from the coding sequence ATGTTATCCAGCATCGGAATTCCCGGTTTGATCCTCATCCTGATCATCGCCCTTGTGATTTTTGGTCCCAGCAAACTGCCGGAAATCGGACGTGCGTTTGGGCGCACACTGACGGAGTTTAAGACGGCAGCCAAAGATTTAACCAAGGATGATGCGGATGAAAAGAAGGAGAAACCTGTCGAAACAAGTTCACGGACAGAGACAGCCGTGTTGACCGAGGGATCTGCGGAAATCGCTAAGCGGGTCAACTAA